Proteins found in one Salvia splendens isolate huo1 chromosome 10, SspV2, whole genome shotgun sequence genomic segment:
- the LOC121751329 gene encoding uncharacterized protein LOC121751329 → MTAHWRNFIHPIMWRCKWAELRIKEFESQASKYARGVSVIDRGKHMLLYKPTVEQLGSKSLPFPLQRHRRRPMKRRKRKRVENTIDIASYMSNHILFSERENKRPDLDGVPTWENNDKHTGNRDEFGLDDDYSFHEENDNILEHILRKIELVHTRIHKLRTQLDVVLINNASRFSSSENLSQLMGGDVRSPTFSACNGDAVSAGGLCYGRSP, encoded by the exons ATGACTGCTCATTGGAGAAACTTCATACATCCGATAATGTGGCGATGCAAATGGGCAGAGTTGAGAATAAAGGAGTTTGAGTCACAAGCATCAAAATATGCCAGAGGGGTTTCTGTAATTGACCGTGGGAAACATATGTTGTTATATAAACCAACAGTGGAACAGTTGGGATCAAAGTCGCTGCCATTTCCGCTTCAACGTCACAGAAGAAGGCCGATGAAGaggaggaaaagaaaaagagtgGAGAATACAATTGATATTGCATCATACATGTCAAATCATATCCTTTTCTCTGAGCGAG AAAATAAGAGGCCTGATCTGGATGGAGTTCCTACATGGGAGAATAATG ACAAGCATACAGGCAACCGTGATGAGTTTGGCCTTGACGATGATTATTCATTTCATGAAGAAAATGATAATATCCTAGAGCATATCCTCAGGAAAATCGAGCTTGTGCATACCCGGATTCATAAGTTGAGGACTCAACTTGATGTAGTGTTGATAAATAACGCTAGCAGGTTTTCTTCCTCTGAGAACTTGAGCCAACTTATGGGAGGTGATGTACGTAGCCCTACATTCTCTGCTTGCAATGGAGATGCGGTCTCTGCTGGGGGCCtgtgttacggacgttctccgtaa
- the LOC121751374 gene encoding protein LURP-one-related 17-like, producing MVFSSKSKSRTVHHYHDERDKENKEDSGEASTSLTVWTKSLLYSCSGFTVISSDGNLAYRVDNYSCRPNHTVLMDGSGYPIFTICRRKKLGLLEYWLVYEGDVCKHSNNESQKPMFYARKNMSLRQTKVDDVLAYVYCGMSEKRCMYVVEGSFKHRSCKILGESGRAVAEIKKKEAVSRAGSFGLEVFDLVTKLGFHCRFAMAIVLLLDQMYS from the exons ATGGTCTTCTCATCGAAATCCAAGTCAAGAACCGTTCACCACTACCACGAtgagagagataaagaaaacAAAGAAGACAGCGGTGAAGCATCCACTTCTCTAACAGTTTGGACAAAGTCGCTCCTTTACAGCTGCAGCGGCTTCACCGTCATCAGCTCTGACGGCAATTTGGCCTATCGGGTCGACAACTACAGCTGTCGACCCAATCATACCGTCCTTATGGACGGTTCCGGCTATCCCATTTTCACCATCTGCCGTCGCAAG AAGCTAGGCCTGTTGGAGTACTGGCTTGTCTACGAAGGAGATGTCTGCAAACACAGCAACAACGAATCGCAGAAACCTATGTTTTATGCGAGGAAAAATATGAGTCTGAGGCAGACAAAAGTGGATGATGTGTTAGCCTATGTTTACTGTGGGATGTCGGAAAAGAGATGCATGTATGTGGTTGAAGGCTCATTCAAACATCGATCGTGTAAGATTTTGGGAGAATCGGGGAGAGCAGTTGCAGAGATTAAGAAGAAAGAAGCAGTGTCCAGAGCTGGATCTTTTGGTTTAGAGGTCTTTGATTTAGTCACTAAGCTAGGTTTCCACTGCAGATTTGCCATGGCTATTGTGTTATTACTTGACCAGATGTACtcttaa